Proteins encoded together in one Mus pahari chromosome 9, PAHARI_EIJ_v1.1, whole genome shotgun sequence window:
- the Mdm1 gene encoding nuclear protein MDM1 isoform X3 — MPVRFKGLSEYQRNFLWKKSYLSESYNPSVGRKYSWAGLRSDQLGITKEPSFISKRRVPYHDPQISKSLEWNGTVREKDALVPPEPQTTGTPKPQEAEQGGDANQETVLSLEASRAPKRTRSHSADSRAEGASDTVEKHQDATRNHVPVNTDVELRPSSKPLSESIDPRLDRHLRKKAGLAVVPTNNALRNSEYQRQFVWKTCKETAPVFASNQVFRNKSQIIPQFQGNTFIHETEYKRNFKGLTPVKEPKSREYLKGISSLEMLTPGKKADEPLDLEVDMASEDSDQPVKKPASWRHQRLGKVNSEYRAKFLSPAQYFYKAGAWTRVKENLSNQVKELREKAESYRKRVQGTHFSRDHLNQIMSDSNCCWDVSSVTSSEGTISSNIRALDLAGDLTNHRTPQKHPPTKLEERKVASGEQPLKNTTRRLEIPETAASVRRKLAWDAEGSTKEDTQEEPRAEEDGRAERGQDKQASAGELEKPDTQMPKADIPTEGSETSSVSSGKGGRLPTPRLRELGIQRTHHDLTTPAVGGAVLVSPSKVKPPGLEQRRRASSQDGLETLKKDIPKKGKPRPLSLLTSPAAGMKTVDPLPLREDCEANALRFTEGTLPVSKILDHQPSTPGQPPPCAPPYCHPSSRIQGRLRDPEFQHNMGKPRTNNLQLHPHDAFNDEDADRLSEISARSAVSSFRALQTLARAQKRKENFWGKP; from the exons ATGCCGGTGCGCTTCAAG GGGCTGAGTGAATACCAGAGAAACTTCCTGTGGAAAAAGTCCTATTTGTCAGAGTCTTATAATCCCTCAGTGGGACGAAAGTACTCATGGGCAGGACTTAGGTCGGATCAGTTGG GGATCACGAAAGAACCAAGTTTCATTTCAAAAAGAAGAGTTCCCTACCATGACCCTCAGATTTCAAAGTCCCTGGAGTGGAATGGAACTGTCCGAGAGAAGGATGCGCTTGTCCCACCAGAACCCCAAACCACTGGAACCCCAAAGCCACAGGAGGCTGAGCAAGGAGGAGATGCCAACCAAGAAACAGTTCTCTCACTAGAGGCTTCCAGAGCTCCCAAGAGAACTCGGTCTCATTCTGCGGACTCCAGAGCTGAAGGGGCTTCAGACACTGTGGAAAAGCACCAGGATGCCACGAGAAACCATGTGCCAGTTAACACAGATGTGGAGCTGAGACCTTCCAGCAAACCTCTCTCTGAGAGCATAGATCCCAGG tTGGATAGGCATCTCCGTAAGAAAGCTGGATTGGCCGTTGTTCCCACGAATAATGCCTTGAGAAATTCTGAATACCAAAGGCAGTTTGTTTGGAAGACCTGTAAGGAAACTGCTCCAGTGTTTGCATCCAATCAG gttttCCGTAATAAAAGCCAAATTATTCCACAGTTCCAAGGCAATACATTCATCCATGAGACTGAATACAAGCGAAATTTCAAGGGTTTAACTCCAGTGAAGGAACCGAAGTCAAGAGAATATTTGAAAGGAATCAGCAGTTTGGAGATGTTGACTCCAGGAAAGAAG GCAGATGAGCCTTTAGACTTAGAAGTAGACATGGCGTCGGAAGACTCAGACCAGCCTGTGAAGAAGCCCGCTTCATGGAGACACCAGAGGCTTGG aAAAGTGAATTCTGAATATAGAGCAAAGTTTCTGAGCCCAGCCCAGTATTTCTATAAAGCTGGAGCTTGGACCCGGGTGAAGGAGAACCTGTCAAACCAG GTTAAGGAGCTCCGAGAAAAGGCCGAATCTTACAGGAAGCGAGTTCAGGGGACACATTTTTCTCGGGACCATCTGAACCAGATTATGTCCGATAGCAACTGCTGTTGGGACGTCTCCTCAGTCACAAGCTCGGAAGGCACCATTAGTAGCAACATCCGAGCACTGGATCTTGCTGG AGACCTTACAAACCACAGGACCCCCCAGAAACACCCTCCTACCaaactagaagaaagaaaagttgccTCAGGAGAACAGCCCCTGAAAAACACCACCAGGAGACTGGAGATACCAGAGACTGCCGCCTCGGTCAGGAGGAAGCTGGCTTGGGATGCTGAGGGGAGCACGAAGGAAGACACCCAGGAGGAGCCCAGGGCAGAGGAGGACGGGAGAGCCGAGAGAGGACAGGACAAGCAGGCCAGTGCGGGAGAGCTGGAGAAACCGGACACACAGATGCCCAAGGCAGACATACCGACAGAAGG GTCGGAGACATCCTCTGTTTCctcagggaagggaggcaggcttCCTACACCGAGGCTGAGAGAACTTGGTATCCAGCGGACACACCATGATCTCACGACGCCAGCTGTTG GTGGTGCAGTCTTAGTGTCTCCATCTAAAGTGAAGCCACCAGGCCTTGAGCAGAGGAGGAGAGCGTCCTCCCAAGATGGCTTAGAAACTCTGAAGAAAGACATTCCTAAG AAAGGAAAACCCCGTCCCTTGTCTCTGTTAACTTCTCCGGCTGCCGGCATGAAGACAGTTGATCCCCTGCCTCTGCGAGAAGATTGTGAAGCCAATGCGCTCAGATTTACTGAGGGTACTCTTCCTGTTTCGAAAATTTTGGACCATCAGCCTAGCACCCCTGGGCAGCCGCCTCCATGTGCCCCGCCTTACTGTCATCCTTCCAGCAGGATCCAGGGCCGTCTGCGAGACCCCGAGTTTCAGCACAACA
- the Mdm1 gene encoding nuclear protein MDM1 isoform X2 — MPVRFKGLSEYQRNFLWKKSYLSESYNPSVGRKYSWAGLRSDQLGITKEPSFISKRRVPYHDPQISKSLEWNGTVREKDALVPPEPQTTGTPKPQEAEQGGDANQETVLSLEASRAPKRTRSHSADSRAEGASDTVEKHQDATRNHVPVNTDVELRPSSKPLSESIDPRLDRHLRKKAGLAVVPTNNALRNSEYQRQFVWKTCKETAPVFASNQVFRNKSQIIPQFQGNTFIHETEYKRNFKGLTPVKEPKSREYLKGISSLEMLTPGKKADEPLDLEVDMASEDSDQPVKKPASWRHQRLGKVNSEYRAKFLSPAQYFYKAGAWTRVKENLSNQGSLNAMWYAEVKELREKAESYRKRVQGTHFSRDHLNQIMSDSNCCWDVSSVTSSEGTISSNIRALDLAGDLTNHRTPQKHPPTKLEERKVASGEQPLKNTTRRLEIPETAASVRRKLAWDAEGSTKEDTQEEPRAEEDGRAERGQDKQASAGELEKPDTQMPKADIPTEGSETSSVSSGKGGRLPTPRLRELGIQRTHHDLTTPAVGGAVLVSPSKVKPPGLEQRRRASSQDGLETLKKDIPKKGKPRPLSLLTSPAAGMKTVDPLPLREDCEANALRFTEGTLPVSKILDHQPSTPGQPPPCAPPYCHPSSRIQGRLRDPEFQHNMGKPRTNNLQLHPHDAFNDEDADRLSEISARSAVSSFRALQTLARAQKRKENFWGKP; from the exons ATGCCGGTGCGCTTCAAG GGGCTGAGTGAATACCAGAGAAACTTCCTGTGGAAAAAGTCCTATTTGTCAGAGTCTTATAATCCCTCAGTGGGACGAAAGTACTCATGGGCAGGACTTAGGTCGGATCAGTTGG GGATCACGAAAGAACCAAGTTTCATTTCAAAAAGAAGAGTTCCCTACCATGACCCTCAGATTTCAAAGTCCCTGGAGTGGAATGGAACTGTCCGAGAGAAGGATGCGCTTGTCCCACCAGAACCCCAAACCACTGGAACCCCAAAGCCACAGGAGGCTGAGCAAGGAGGAGATGCCAACCAAGAAACAGTTCTCTCACTAGAGGCTTCCAGAGCTCCCAAGAGAACTCGGTCTCATTCTGCGGACTCCAGAGCTGAAGGGGCTTCAGACACTGTGGAAAAGCACCAGGATGCCACGAGAAACCATGTGCCAGTTAACACAGATGTGGAGCTGAGACCTTCCAGCAAACCTCTCTCTGAGAGCATAGATCCCAGG tTGGATAGGCATCTCCGTAAGAAAGCTGGATTGGCCGTTGTTCCCACGAATAATGCCTTGAGAAATTCTGAATACCAAAGGCAGTTTGTTTGGAAGACCTGTAAGGAAACTGCTCCAGTGTTTGCATCCAATCAG gttttCCGTAATAAAAGCCAAATTATTCCACAGTTCCAAGGCAATACATTCATCCATGAGACTGAATACAAGCGAAATTTCAAGGGTTTAACTCCAGTGAAGGAACCGAAGTCAAGAGAATATTTGAAAGGAATCAGCAGTTTGGAGATGTTGACTCCAGGAAAGAAG GCAGATGAGCCTTTAGACTTAGAAGTAGACATGGCGTCGGAAGACTCAGACCAGCCTGTGAAGAAGCCCGCTTCATGGAGACACCAGAGGCTTGG aAAAGTGAATTCTGAATATAGAGCAAAGTTTCTGAGCCCAGCCCAGTATTTCTATAAAGCTGGAGCTTGGACCCGGGTGAAGGAGAACCTGTCAAACCAG GGTTCTCTAAATGCCATGTGGTATGCAGAG GTTAAGGAGCTCCGAGAAAAGGCCGAATCTTACAGGAAGCGAGTTCAGGGGACACATTTTTCTCGGGACCATCTGAACCAGATTATGTCCGATAGCAACTGCTGTTGGGACGTCTCCTCAGTCACAAGCTCGGAAGGCACCATTAGTAGCAACATCCGAGCACTGGATCTTGCTGG AGACCTTACAAACCACAGGACCCCCCAGAAACACCCTCCTACCaaactagaagaaagaaaagttgccTCAGGAGAACAGCCCCTGAAAAACACCACCAGGAGACTGGAGATACCAGAGACTGCCGCCTCGGTCAGGAGGAAGCTGGCTTGGGATGCTGAGGGGAGCACGAAGGAAGACACCCAGGAGGAGCCCAGGGCAGAGGAGGACGGGAGAGCCGAGAGAGGACAGGACAAGCAGGCCAGTGCGGGAGAGCTGGAGAAACCGGACACACAGATGCCCAAGGCAGACATACCGACAGAAGG GTCGGAGACATCCTCTGTTTCctcagggaagggaggcaggcttCCTACACCGAGGCTGAGAGAACTTGGTATCCAGCGGACACACCATGATCTCACGACGCCAGCTGTTG GTGGTGCAGTCTTAGTGTCTCCATCTAAAGTGAAGCCACCAGGCCTTGAGCAGAGGAGGAGAGCGTCCTCCCAAGATGGCTTAGAAACTCTGAAGAAAGACATTCCTAAG AAAGGAAAACCCCGTCCCTTGTCTCTGTTAACTTCTCCGGCTGCCGGCATGAAGACAGTTGATCCCCTGCCTCTGCGAGAAGATTGTGAAGCCAATGCGCTCAGATTTACTGAGGGTACTCTTCCTGTTTCGAAAATTTTGGACCATCAGCCTAGCACCCCTGGGCAGCCGCCTCCATGTGCCCCGCCTTACTGTCATCCTTCCAGCAGGATCCAGGGCCGTCTGCGAGACCCCGAGTTTCAGCACAACA
- the Mdm1 gene encoding nuclear protein MDM1 isoform X4, translating to MPVRFKGLSEYQRNFLWKKSYLSESYNPSVGRKYSWAGLRSDQLGITKEPSFISKRRVPYHDPQISKSLEWNGTVREKDALVPPEPQTTGTPKPQEAEQGGDANQETVLSLEASRAPKRTRSHSADSRAEGASDTVEKHQDATRNHVPVNTDVELRPSSKPLSESIDPRLDRHLRKKAGLAVVPTNNALRNSEYQRQFVWKTCKETAPVFASNQFQGNTFIHETEYKRNFKGLTPVKEPKSREYLKGISSLEMLTPGKKADEPLDLEVDMASEDSDQPVKKPASWRHQRLGKVNSEYRAKFLSPAQYFYKAGAWTRVKENLSNQGSLNAMWYAEVKELREKAESYRKRVQGTHFSRDHLNQIMSDSNCCWDVSSVTSSEGTISSNIRALDLAGDLTNHRTPQKHPPTKLEERKVASGEQPLKNTTRRLEIPETAASVRRKLAWDAEGSTKEDTQEEPRAEEDGRAERGQDKQASAGELEKPDTQMPKADIPTEGSETSSVSSGKGGRLPTPRLRELGIQRTHHDLTTPAVGGAVLVSPSKVKPPGLEQRRRASSQDGLETLKKDIPKKGKPRPLSLLTSPAAGMKTVDPLPLREDCEANALRFTEGTLPVSKILDHQPSTPGQPPPCAPPYCHPSSRIQGRLRDPEFQHNMGKPRTNNLQLHPHDAFNDEDADRLSEISARSAVSSFRALQTLARAQKRKENFWGKP from the exons ATGCCGGTGCGCTTCAAG GGGCTGAGTGAATACCAGAGAAACTTCCTGTGGAAAAAGTCCTATTTGTCAGAGTCTTATAATCCCTCAGTGGGACGAAAGTACTCATGGGCAGGACTTAGGTCGGATCAGTTGG GGATCACGAAAGAACCAAGTTTCATTTCAAAAAGAAGAGTTCCCTACCATGACCCTCAGATTTCAAAGTCCCTGGAGTGGAATGGAACTGTCCGAGAGAAGGATGCGCTTGTCCCACCAGAACCCCAAACCACTGGAACCCCAAAGCCACAGGAGGCTGAGCAAGGAGGAGATGCCAACCAAGAAACAGTTCTCTCACTAGAGGCTTCCAGAGCTCCCAAGAGAACTCGGTCTCATTCTGCGGACTCCAGAGCTGAAGGGGCTTCAGACACTGTGGAAAAGCACCAGGATGCCACGAGAAACCATGTGCCAGTTAACACAGATGTGGAGCTGAGACCTTCCAGCAAACCTCTCTCTGAGAGCATAGATCCCAGG tTGGATAGGCATCTCCGTAAGAAAGCTGGATTGGCCGTTGTTCCCACGAATAATGCCTTGAGAAATTCTGAATACCAAAGGCAGTTTGTTTGGAAGACCTGTAAGGAAACTGCTCCAGTGTTTGCATCCAATCAG TTCCAAGGCAATACATTCATCCATGAGACTGAATACAAGCGAAATTTCAAGGGTTTAACTCCAGTGAAGGAACCGAAGTCAAGAGAATATTTGAAAGGAATCAGCAGTTTGGAGATGTTGACTCCAGGAAAGAAG GCAGATGAGCCTTTAGACTTAGAAGTAGACATGGCGTCGGAAGACTCAGACCAGCCTGTGAAGAAGCCCGCTTCATGGAGACACCAGAGGCTTGG aAAAGTGAATTCTGAATATAGAGCAAAGTTTCTGAGCCCAGCCCAGTATTTCTATAAAGCTGGAGCTTGGACCCGGGTGAAGGAGAACCTGTCAAACCAG GGTTCTCTAAATGCCATGTGGTATGCAGAG GTTAAGGAGCTCCGAGAAAAGGCCGAATCTTACAGGAAGCGAGTTCAGGGGACACATTTTTCTCGGGACCATCTGAACCAGATTATGTCCGATAGCAACTGCTGTTGGGACGTCTCCTCAGTCACAAGCTCGGAAGGCACCATTAGTAGCAACATCCGAGCACTGGATCTTGCTGG AGACCTTACAAACCACAGGACCCCCCAGAAACACCCTCCTACCaaactagaagaaagaaaagttgccTCAGGAGAACAGCCCCTGAAAAACACCACCAGGAGACTGGAGATACCAGAGACTGCCGCCTCGGTCAGGAGGAAGCTGGCTTGGGATGCTGAGGGGAGCACGAAGGAAGACACCCAGGAGGAGCCCAGGGCAGAGGAGGACGGGAGAGCCGAGAGAGGACAGGACAAGCAGGCCAGTGCGGGAGAGCTGGAGAAACCGGACACACAGATGCCCAAGGCAGACATACCGACAGAAGG GTCGGAGACATCCTCTGTTTCctcagggaagggaggcaggcttCCTACACCGAGGCTGAGAGAACTTGGTATCCAGCGGACACACCATGATCTCACGACGCCAGCTGTTG GTGGTGCAGTCTTAGTGTCTCCATCTAAAGTGAAGCCACCAGGCCTTGAGCAGAGGAGGAGAGCGTCCTCCCAAGATGGCTTAGAAACTCTGAAGAAAGACATTCCTAAG AAAGGAAAACCCCGTCCCTTGTCTCTGTTAACTTCTCCGGCTGCCGGCATGAAGACAGTTGATCCCCTGCCTCTGCGAGAAGATTGTGAAGCCAATGCGCTCAGATTTACTGAGGGTACTCTTCCTGTTTCGAAAATTTTGGACCATCAGCCTAGCACCCCTGGGCAGCCGCCTCCATGTGCCCCGCCTTACTGTCATCCTTCCAGCAGGATCCAGGGCCGTCTGCGAGACCCCGAGTTTCAGCACAACA
- the Mdm1 gene encoding nuclear protein MDM1 isoform X1: MPVRFKGLSEYQRNFLWKKSYLSESYNPSVGRKYSWAGLRSDQLGITKEPSFISKRRVPYHDPQISKSLEWNGTVREKDALVPPEPQTTGTPKPQEAEQGGDANQETVLSLEASRAPKRTRSHSADSRAEGASDTVEKHQDATRNHVPVNTDVELRPSSKPLSESIDPRLDRHLRKKAGLAVVPTNNALRNSEYQRQFVWKTCKETAPVFASNQVAQEMRFRVSSPDLVTQTYFQGNTFIHETEYKRNFKGLTPVKEPKSREYLKGISSLEMLTPGKKADEPLDLEVDMASEDSDQPVKKPASWRHQRLGKVNSEYRAKFLSPAQYFYKAGAWTRVKENLSNQGSLNAMWYAEVKELREKAESYRKRVQGTHFSRDHLNQIMSDSNCCWDVSSVTSSEGTISSNIRALDLAGDLTNHRTPQKHPPTKLEERKVASGEQPLKNTTRRLEIPETAASVRRKLAWDAEGSTKEDTQEEPRAEEDGRAERGQDKQASAGELEKPDTQMPKADIPTEGSETSSVSSGKGGRLPTPRLRELGIQRTHHDLTTPAVGGAVLVSPSKVKPPGLEQRRRASSQDGLETLKKDIPKKGKPRPLSLLTSPAAGMKTVDPLPLREDCEANALRFTEGTLPVSKILDHQPSTPGQPPPCAPPYCHPSSRIQGRLRDPEFQHNMGKPRTNNLQLHPHDAFNDEDADRLSEISARSAVSSFRALQTLARAQKRKENFWGKP; this comes from the exons ATGCCGGTGCGCTTCAAG GGGCTGAGTGAATACCAGAGAAACTTCCTGTGGAAAAAGTCCTATTTGTCAGAGTCTTATAATCCCTCAGTGGGACGAAAGTACTCATGGGCAGGACTTAGGTCGGATCAGTTGG GGATCACGAAAGAACCAAGTTTCATTTCAAAAAGAAGAGTTCCCTACCATGACCCTCAGATTTCAAAGTCCCTGGAGTGGAATGGAACTGTCCGAGAGAAGGATGCGCTTGTCCCACCAGAACCCCAAACCACTGGAACCCCAAAGCCACAGGAGGCTGAGCAAGGAGGAGATGCCAACCAAGAAACAGTTCTCTCACTAGAGGCTTCCAGAGCTCCCAAGAGAACTCGGTCTCATTCTGCGGACTCCAGAGCTGAAGGGGCTTCAGACACTGTGGAAAAGCACCAGGATGCCACGAGAAACCATGTGCCAGTTAACACAGATGTGGAGCTGAGACCTTCCAGCAAACCTCTCTCTGAGAGCATAGATCCCAGG tTGGATAGGCATCTCCGTAAGAAAGCTGGATTGGCCGTTGTTCCCACGAATAATGCCTTGAGAAATTCTGAATACCAAAGGCAGTTTGTTTGGAAGACCTGTAAGGAAACTGCTCCAGTGTTTGCATCCAATCAGGTAGCTCAAGAGATGCGTTTCCGAGTGTCCTCACCTGACTTAGTAACACAGACTTAT TTCCAAGGCAATACATTCATCCATGAGACTGAATACAAGCGAAATTTCAAGGGTTTAACTCCAGTGAAGGAACCGAAGTCAAGAGAATATTTGAAAGGAATCAGCAGTTTGGAGATGTTGACTCCAGGAAAGAAG GCAGATGAGCCTTTAGACTTAGAAGTAGACATGGCGTCGGAAGACTCAGACCAGCCTGTGAAGAAGCCCGCTTCATGGAGACACCAGAGGCTTGG aAAAGTGAATTCTGAATATAGAGCAAAGTTTCTGAGCCCAGCCCAGTATTTCTATAAAGCTGGAGCTTGGACCCGGGTGAAGGAGAACCTGTCAAACCAG GGTTCTCTAAATGCCATGTGGTATGCAGAG GTTAAGGAGCTCCGAGAAAAGGCCGAATCTTACAGGAAGCGAGTTCAGGGGACACATTTTTCTCGGGACCATCTGAACCAGATTATGTCCGATAGCAACTGCTGTTGGGACGTCTCCTCAGTCACAAGCTCGGAAGGCACCATTAGTAGCAACATCCGAGCACTGGATCTTGCTGG AGACCTTACAAACCACAGGACCCCCCAGAAACACCCTCCTACCaaactagaagaaagaaaagttgccTCAGGAGAACAGCCCCTGAAAAACACCACCAGGAGACTGGAGATACCAGAGACTGCCGCCTCGGTCAGGAGGAAGCTGGCTTGGGATGCTGAGGGGAGCACGAAGGAAGACACCCAGGAGGAGCCCAGGGCAGAGGAGGACGGGAGAGCCGAGAGAGGACAGGACAAGCAGGCCAGTGCGGGAGAGCTGGAGAAACCGGACACACAGATGCCCAAGGCAGACATACCGACAGAAGG GTCGGAGACATCCTCTGTTTCctcagggaagggaggcaggcttCCTACACCGAGGCTGAGAGAACTTGGTATCCAGCGGACACACCATGATCTCACGACGCCAGCTGTTG GTGGTGCAGTCTTAGTGTCTCCATCTAAAGTGAAGCCACCAGGCCTTGAGCAGAGGAGGAGAGCGTCCTCCCAAGATGGCTTAGAAACTCTGAAGAAAGACATTCCTAAG AAAGGAAAACCCCGTCCCTTGTCTCTGTTAACTTCTCCGGCTGCCGGCATGAAGACAGTTGATCCCCTGCCTCTGCGAGAAGATTGTGAAGCCAATGCGCTCAGATTTACTGAGGGTACTCTTCCTGTTTCGAAAATTTTGGACCATCAGCCTAGCACCCCTGGGCAGCCGCCTCCATGTGCCCCGCCTTACTGTCATCCTTCCAGCAGGATCCAGGGCCGTCTGCGAGACCCCGAGTTTCAGCACAACA
- the Mdm1 gene encoding nuclear protein MDM1 isoform X5, with protein MPVRFKGLSEYQRNFLWKKSYLSESYNPSVGRKYSWAGLRSDQLGITKEPSFISKRRVPYHDPQISKSLEWNGTVREKDALVPPEPQTTGTPKPQEAEQGGDANQETVLSLEASRAPKRTRSHSADSRAEGASDTVEKHQDATRNHVPVNTDVELRPSSKPLSESIDPRVFRNKSQIIPQFQGNTFIHETEYKRNFKGLTPVKEPKSREYLKGISSLEMLTPGKKADEPLDLEVDMASEDSDQPVKKPASWRHQRLGKVNSEYRAKFLSPAQYFYKAGAWTRVKENLSNQGSLNAMWYAEVKELREKAESYRKRVQGTHFSRDHLNQIMSDSNCCWDVSSVTSSEGTISSNIRALDLAGDLTNHRTPQKHPPTKLEERKVASGEQPLKNTTRRLEIPETAASVRRKLAWDAEGSTKEDTQEEPRAEEDGRAERGQDKQASAGELEKPDTQMPKADIPTEGSETSSVSSGKGGRLPTPRLRELGIQRTHHDLTTPAVGGAVLVSPSKVKPPGLEQRRRASSQDGLETLKKDIPKKGKPRPLSLLTSPAAGMKTVDPLPLREDCEANALRFTEGTLPVSKILDHQPSTPGQPPPCAPPYCHPSSRIQGRLRDPEFQHNMGKPRTNNLQLHPHDAFNDEDADRLSEISARSAVSSFRALQTLARAQKRKENFWGKP; from the exons ATGCCGGTGCGCTTCAAG GGGCTGAGTGAATACCAGAGAAACTTCCTGTGGAAAAAGTCCTATTTGTCAGAGTCTTATAATCCCTCAGTGGGACGAAAGTACTCATGGGCAGGACTTAGGTCGGATCAGTTGG GGATCACGAAAGAACCAAGTTTCATTTCAAAAAGAAGAGTTCCCTACCATGACCCTCAGATTTCAAAGTCCCTGGAGTGGAATGGAACTGTCCGAGAGAAGGATGCGCTTGTCCCACCAGAACCCCAAACCACTGGAACCCCAAAGCCACAGGAGGCTGAGCAAGGAGGAGATGCCAACCAAGAAACAGTTCTCTCACTAGAGGCTTCCAGAGCTCCCAAGAGAACTCGGTCTCATTCTGCGGACTCCAGAGCTGAAGGGGCTTCAGACACTGTGGAAAAGCACCAGGATGCCACGAGAAACCATGTGCCAGTTAACACAGATGTGGAGCTGAGACCTTCCAGCAAACCTCTCTCTGAGAGCATAGATCCCAGG gttttCCGTAATAAAAGCCAAATTATTCCACAGTTCCAAGGCAATACATTCATCCATGAGACTGAATACAAGCGAAATTTCAAGGGTTTAACTCCAGTGAAGGAACCGAAGTCAAGAGAATATTTGAAAGGAATCAGCAGTTTGGAGATGTTGACTCCAGGAAAGAAG GCAGATGAGCCTTTAGACTTAGAAGTAGACATGGCGTCGGAAGACTCAGACCAGCCTGTGAAGAAGCCCGCTTCATGGAGACACCAGAGGCTTGG aAAAGTGAATTCTGAATATAGAGCAAAGTTTCTGAGCCCAGCCCAGTATTTCTATAAAGCTGGAGCTTGGACCCGGGTGAAGGAGAACCTGTCAAACCAG GGTTCTCTAAATGCCATGTGGTATGCAGAG GTTAAGGAGCTCCGAGAAAAGGCCGAATCTTACAGGAAGCGAGTTCAGGGGACACATTTTTCTCGGGACCATCTGAACCAGATTATGTCCGATAGCAACTGCTGTTGGGACGTCTCCTCAGTCACAAGCTCGGAAGGCACCATTAGTAGCAACATCCGAGCACTGGATCTTGCTGG AGACCTTACAAACCACAGGACCCCCCAGAAACACCCTCCTACCaaactagaagaaagaaaagttgccTCAGGAGAACAGCCCCTGAAAAACACCACCAGGAGACTGGAGATACCAGAGACTGCCGCCTCGGTCAGGAGGAAGCTGGCTTGGGATGCTGAGGGGAGCACGAAGGAAGACACCCAGGAGGAGCCCAGGGCAGAGGAGGACGGGAGAGCCGAGAGAGGACAGGACAAGCAGGCCAGTGCGGGAGAGCTGGAGAAACCGGACACACAGATGCCCAAGGCAGACATACCGACAGAAGG GTCGGAGACATCCTCTGTTTCctcagggaagggaggcaggcttCCTACACCGAGGCTGAGAGAACTTGGTATCCAGCGGACACACCATGATCTCACGACGCCAGCTGTTG GTGGTGCAGTCTTAGTGTCTCCATCTAAAGTGAAGCCACCAGGCCTTGAGCAGAGGAGGAGAGCGTCCTCCCAAGATGGCTTAGAAACTCTGAAGAAAGACATTCCTAAG AAAGGAAAACCCCGTCCCTTGTCTCTGTTAACTTCTCCGGCTGCCGGCATGAAGACAGTTGATCCCCTGCCTCTGCGAGAAGATTGTGAAGCCAATGCGCTCAGATTTACTGAGGGTACTCTTCCTGTTTCGAAAATTTTGGACCATCAGCCTAGCACCCCTGGGCAGCCGCCTCCATGTGCCCCGCCTTACTGTCATCCTTCCAGCAGGATCCAGGGCCGTCTGCGAGACCCCGAGTTTCAGCACAACA